In the Paenibacillus sp. FSL H7-0357 genome, one interval contains:
- the cls gene encoding cardiolipin synthase yields the protein MRIFAIILCLFILQIAVILLLEHRRPQRALAWLFITFCCPPAGLLFYYFLGHDYWQNRRIGKRCTPLLREIRAHVSGKIQIVKNTSDIGNPEFEGCDELLHLLSGLSESPVTGRNKCRILSSGQEAYEDMLEAMETARENIHLEFYIFRDDVTGERFQEVMIRKCRQGVKVRLLCDGLGSHKLSRRFIRTLKNAGVEVHFFLPPLTSLMDRRFNYRNHRKILVVDGLIGYTGGLNVGDDYLGKDPKLGYWRDTHLRLEGDAVYNLQYVFLKDWRLAAGDALSHPRFFPKHSCEEQESVLIVASGPDGAIDASLEMYFAALCAARQRIWIASPYFIPDPTICRALKNAVLSGVDVRIIIPATPDNRLVYNASLSYLENLQDAGVKFYRYKKGFMHAKVMIIDDLLATVGSANLDMRSFYSNFELTAVLLQPEIINSLKSAFQNDLKHSEFIDPAKFSRRGRNVKLIQGLCQLLSPLL from the coding sequence TTGAGAATATTTGCAATTATTTTATGCCTTTTTATTCTGCAGATTGCCGTAATACTGCTGCTGGAGCACCGCCGTCCGCAAAGAGCGCTGGCCTGGCTGTTTATTACATTCTGTTGTCCGCCTGCCGGGCTGTTGTTCTATTATTTTTTGGGCCATGATTATTGGCAGAACCGCAGGATCGGCAAACGCTGCACGCCGCTGCTTCGTGAAATTCGCGCCCATGTCTCCGGCAAAATTCAGATCGTGAAAAATACGTCAGATATCGGCAACCCGGAGTTTGAAGGCTGCGATGAACTGCTGCATCTGCTCTCCGGGCTCTCGGAAAGTCCAGTTACCGGACGCAATAAGTGCCGGATACTTTCCAGCGGCCAAGAAGCCTATGAGGATATGCTGGAAGCGATGGAAACGGCGCGGGAGAATATCCATCTGGAGTTTTATATTTTTCGGGATGATGTCACCGGTGAGCGGTTTCAAGAAGTCATGATCCGTAAGTGCCGCCAGGGGGTTAAAGTGCGTCTGCTATGCGACGGTCTCGGCAGTCATAAGCTGAGCCGCAGATTTATCCGCACCTTAAAAAATGCGGGCGTAGAGGTCCATTTCTTTCTGCCGCCACTGACCTCACTCATGGACCGCCGCTTTAATTACCGCAATCACCGCAAAATTCTGGTTGTTGATGGTCTAATAGGATATACGGGCGGATTGAATGTCGGGGATGATTATCTGGGCAAGGATCCCAAGCTGGGCTACTGGCGGGATACCCACCTGCGGCTAGAAGGAGATGCAGTTTATAATCTGCAATACGTGTTCCTCAAGGATTGGAGATTGGCGGCAGGAGACGCCCTGAGCCATCCCCGCTTTTTTCCAAAGCACAGCTGTGAGGAACAGGAGTCTGTGCTGATTGTGGCAAGCGGGCCGGATGGAGCAATAGATGCCTCACTGGAGATGTATTTTGCCGCATTGTGTGCAGCCAGGCAGCGAATCTGGATTGCTTCACCGTATTTCATTCCCGATCCGACGATTTGCCGGGCCCTTAAGAATGCTGTGCTCAGCGGTGTGGATGTGAGAATTATCATTCCTGCCACACCAGACAACAGGCTGGTTTATAATGCTTCTTTATCCTATCTGGAGAATCTGCAGGATGCCGGGGTGAAATTCTACCGCTACAAGAAGGGATTTATGCATGCCAAAGTCATGATCATAGACGATCTGCTGGCTACTGTGGGCAGTGCCAATCTGGACATGCGCAGCTTCTACTCCAACTTCGAGCTTACCGCGGTGCTGCTCCAGCCGGAGATCATTAATTCGCTTAAGTCAGCGTTCCAGAATGATCTCAAGCATAGCGAATTTATTGACCCTGCAAAATTTAGCAGGAGGGGACGAAATGTCAAGTTGATTCAAGGGCTCTGTCAGCTGCTTTCGCCGCTATTATGA
- a CDS encoding YitT family protein — protein MTVSQKVFTSEEQKKPQKSGALKTARLAQRIIMMVLGAGMMSVALEIFLVPNQLIDGGITGISIMLSDIFDIPLGILLTLLNLPFLVIGYKQIGKTFALSTLFSVVVMSIGTQLLHPVNPITVEPLLAAVFGGVILGVGVGLVVRYGGSLDGTEIVAILVSKKLPFSVGEVVMFFNLFILSSAGFVFGWNNAMFSLIAYYIAFKLIDITLEGLDQSKSVWIISDKFRDIGEALTERLGRGVTYLDGEGGFSGENKKVIFVVITRLEEAKLKSIVEDWDSDAFIAIGNIHDVKGGRFKKKSIH, from the coding sequence ATGACTGTAAGCCAAAAAGTCTTTACGAGTGAGGAACAGAAGAAACCGCAGAAGTCGGGGGCTTTGAAGACCGCCAGACTGGCCCAGCGGATTATTATGATGGTGCTCGGGGCGGGTATGATGTCTGTTGCACTGGAGATTTTTCTTGTTCCCAATCAGTTGATTGACGGCGGAATTACGGGTATTTCTATTATGCTGTCCGATATTTTTGACATCCCGCTCGGGATTTTGCTGACGCTGCTTAACTTGCCGTTTCTGGTTATAGGTTATAAGCAGATTGGCAAAACCTTTGCCTTATCCACATTATTTTCCGTAGTAGTAATGTCCATCGGTACTCAGCTGCTCCATCCTGTAAATCCCATAACGGTGGAACCGCTGCTTGCCGCAGTGTTTGGGGGCGTCATTCTCGGCGTGGGTGTAGGACTCGTTGTACGTTACGGGGGATCACTTGATGGTACAGAGATTGTCGCCATTCTCGTGTCTAAGAAGCTGCCGTTTTCCGTAGGTGAGGTAGTTATGTTTTTCAACCTGTTTATTCTTTCAAGCGCAGGTTTCGTGTTCGGCTGGAATAATGCGATGTTTTCTCTAATTGCTTACTATATTGCGTTTAAGCTGATTGATATTACGCTTGAGGGGCTTGATCAATCCAAGTCGGTATGGATTATCAGCGATAAATTCCGTGATATCGGCGAAGCGCTGACCGAGCGTCTGGGACGCGGCGTTACCTATCTTGATGGGGAAGGCGGCTTCTCCGGTGAGAACAAGAAAGTGATCTTTGTGGTAATCACCCGTTTGGAAGAAGCCAAACTGAAGTCGATTGTTGAGGATTGGGATTCCGATGCCTTTATCGCAATTGGCAATATCCATGATGTTAAAGGCGGCCGCTTTAAGAAAAAATCAATCCACTAG
- the ligD gene encoding non-homologous end-joining DNA ligase encodes MPATIKGSITVAGQEITITNPDKPLWPEAGITKRIYLEKLAALSPYLLRYCRDRLLTVIRYPHGISGMSFYQKNAPDPLPDFVRTAVQDKINYIVLQGLPELLWLGNLAALEFHPSLHYAGSGLPCEWMIDLDPSLEVEPRIMEAAATVGEVLKSLGLASVPKTSGATGVQIIIPIRPGVTFDDLRKIGHFVGRYVTEKRPDLFTLERLKKHRGDKIYFDYLQHYGGKTLAAPYTPRARPLATVSTPLLWEEVQRNVSPADFHLLNIEERLSRMGDLIVGVPPQPVENIISRLP; translated from the coding sequence ATGCCGGCAACAATCAAAGGCTCCATTACTGTAGCCGGACAAGAAATTACGATAACGAACCCCGATAAACCATTATGGCCCGAGGCAGGGATTACCAAACGGATCTATCTGGAAAAGCTGGCCGCACTCTCCCCTTATTTACTGCGCTATTGCCGGGACCGGCTGCTGACGGTAATTCGCTACCCCCACGGCATTTCCGGCATGTCGTTTTATCAAAAAAACGCCCCGGACCCCCTGCCGGACTTTGTCCGAACGGCGGTACAGGACAAAATCAACTATATCGTGCTTCAGGGCTTGCCGGAGCTGCTCTGGCTGGGCAATCTGGCTGCACTGGAGTTTCACCCTTCCCTGCATTATGCGGGAAGCGGGCTTCCCTGTGAATGGATGATTGATCTTGATCCCTCCCTTGAGGTGGAGCCGCGGATCATGGAAGCGGCCGCCACTGTCGGTGAAGTGCTGAAATCGCTGGGACTGGCTTCCGTTCCGAAGACTTCGGGGGCCACAGGTGTGCAGATCATCATTCCTATCCGGCCTGGTGTTACTTTCGATGACTTGCGCAAGATCGGGCATTTTGTGGGACGTTATGTCACCGAGAAACGTCCCGATCTGTTCACCCTGGAGCGGCTGAAGAAACACCGCGGCGACAAAATTTATTTTGATTATCTTCAGCACTACGGAGGCAAAACCCTTGCCGCTCCTTATACACCGCGTGCCAGACCGCTGGCCACTGTTTCTACTCCCCTCTTATGGGAAGAGGTGCAGCGCAATGTCTCCCCTGCAGATTTTCATCTGCTGAATATTGAGGAACGCCTCAGCCGCATGGGCGATTTAATTGTTGGTGTACCGCCTCAGCCGGTAGAGAACATTATCTCCCGGCTCCCTTGA
- a CDS encoding ATP-dependent DNA ligase, which yields MKLQPVIPFEPVLAAQLPSGGEWIAQIKWDGVRMLSYYDGSHAELINRRGNRRTPQYPELAEPRSYCRAGSFILDGEVIALSAGKPSFHEVMRRDSLKNEAAIRAVRPQVPVLYMVFDILYCNGLWLLDQPLSRRQQYLNEMLLPHPHVQNVPSYANPAELFSAAQSGSLEGIVCKDVNSTYAPGGKDKRWQKRKIISDVTAVAGGVTFRDGIVNALLFGLYDDEGKLHYIGHAGAGRMTAADWRNVTAAAHRLTVPKMPFAALPQRSKDAVWIKPELVFKLHFLEWNSSGTFRQPVIQAQVDLPPQSCRIEQKGQLETRD from the coding sequence ATGAAGCTGCAGCCAGTCATTCCATTTGAGCCTGTACTGGCCGCGCAGCTTCCGTCCGGCGGCGAGTGGATCGCACAAATCAAATGGGACGGTGTGCGCATGCTTTCTTATTACGATGGCAGCCATGCAGAGCTCATTAACCGCCGGGGCAACCGCCGCACGCCGCAGTATCCCGAGCTGGCCGAGCCCCGCAGCTATTGCCGGGCCGGCTCTTTTATCCTGGACGGAGAAGTCATTGCGCTCAGTGCCGGCAAACCTTCCTTTCATGAGGTCATGCGCCGCGACAGCCTGAAGAATGAAGCTGCCATCCGGGCGGTTAGACCGCAGGTTCCGGTTCTATATATGGTGTTTGACATCCTATATTGCAACGGACTATGGCTGCTTGATCAGCCCCTATCCCGGAGGCAGCAGTACTTAAATGAAATGCTGCTGCCCCATCCCCATGTCCAGAATGTGCCGAGCTATGCCAATCCGGCGGAGCTGTTCTCCGCAGCCCAAAGCGGCAGTCTGGAAGGCATCGTATGCAAGGACGTGAATAGTACTTACGCGCCGGGAGGGAAGGACAAACGCTGGCAGAAGCGGAAAATCATTTCCGATGTAACTGCTGTCGCCGGCGGGGTAACCTTTCGTGACGGGATTGTAAATGCGCTGCTCTTCGGCCTGTACGACGACGAAGGTAAGCTGCATTACATCGGTCATGCCGGTGCGGGCAGAATGACGGCGGCGGATTGGCGGAACGTGACTGCGGCAGCCCACCGCCTCACCGTCCCGAAGATGCCTTTTGCAGCCCTGCCCCAGCGCAGCAAGGATGCGGTATGGATCAAGCCCGAGCTGGTCTTCAAGCTTCATTTTTTGGAATGGAACAGCTCGGGTACCTTTCGCCAACCAGTCATTCAGGCACAAGTGGATTTGCCGCCGCAGTCTTGCCGGATAGAGCAGAAGGGGCAATTAGAAACAAGGGATTAA
- the ku gene encoding non-homologous end joining protein Ku, with protein MHTVWKGAISFGLVHVPVKMFSATEDKDISLRYIHKECGSPLSYVRKCPVCDKEVAWEEIGKGYEYEKGKFVLFDKEELDQLTEESSKSITILDFVDLTEIDPIYFQKTYYLSPDQAGMNAYRLLMEAMRQTGKIGIAKISIRSKSSLAAIRVLSDCLAIETIYYPDEVRPVSQVPGLPEAGMVNDKELDMAKLLISQLSTPFEPAKYTDDYRQRMLDLISHKIAGEEFHIAPARQESNVIDLMAALQASIEAVQHIPTDPGPSPSGAAAKPKTAAARKKTAKAKTTAAAPAAAVLNEATGPIPVISPKPKRRSAKSKDTVS; from the coding sequence ATGCATACCGTTTGGAAAGGAGCCATCAGCTTCGGGCTTGTACATGTTCCGGTCAAAATGTTCTCCGCCACGGAGGATAAGGACATTTCCCTGCGTTATATCCACAAGGAATGCGGCAGTCCGCTGTCATACGTGCGCAAATGTCCCGTGTGTGACAAGGAAGTAGCCTGGGAAGAAATCGGCAAAGGCTATGAGTATGAGAAGGGAAAGTTTGTCCTCTTCGACAAAGAGGAGCTGGATCAGCTTACCGAGGAGAGCAGCAAAAGCATCACCATTTTAGACTTTGTGGATTTAACGGAGATCGACCCGATTTATTTTCAAAAGACCTATTATCTTTCTCCCGATCAAGCCGGGATGAACGCCTACCGGCTGCTGATGGAAGCAATGCGCCAGACCGGAAAGATCGGCATTGCCAAAATTTCCATCCGCTCTAAAAGCAGTCTCGCCGCCATCCGCGTCTTGTCGGACTGCCTGGCGATTGAAACCATCTATTATCCCGACGAGGTGCGGCCCGTCTCCCAGGTTCCAGGCCTGCCGGAAGCCGGCATGGTCAATGACAAGGAGCTGGATATGGCCAAACTGCTCATATCCCAGCTGTCTACACCCTTCGAGCCGGCAAAATACACCGATGATTACCGCCAGCGGATGCTGGATCTGATCTCCCATAAAATTGCCGGTGAAGAATTCCATATTGCTCCGGCGCGGCAGGAGAGCAATGTAATCGACCTGATGGCCGCGCTGCAGGCCAGTATCGAAGCGGTTCAGCATATCCCGACAGACCCCGGACCCTCCCCGTCCGGTGCTGCGGCCAAACCGAAAACAGCCGCTGCCAGGAAAAAAACCGCCAAGGCCAAAACAACAGCCGCCGCTCCTGCAGCCGCTGTGCTTAACGAAGCAACCGGACCGATTCCGGTCATTTCACCTAAGCCGAAACGCCGCAGCGCCAAGAGCAAAGACACAGTTTCCTAA
- a CDS encoding H-type small acid-soluble spore protein gives MDVQRAKAIYASKDMISVHLDGEPVWIEHVDADNGMATVQVGSRPTNTHTVGVERLEEQGS, from the coding sequence ATGGATGTACAACGGGCGAAGGCTATTTATGCCTCCAAAGATATGATCTCCGTGCATTTGGATGGAGAGCCGGTATGGATTGAGCATGTTGATGCGGACAATGGCATGGCTACGGTGCAGGTCGGCTCTCGTCCGACCAATACGCATACCGTCGGTGTGGAACGGCTGGAGGAGCAGGGAAGTTAG
- the tsaE gene encoding tRNA (adenosine(37)-N6)-threonylcarbamoyltransferase complex ATPase subunit type 1 TsaE — protein MDNNVETVFTYRSYSLQDTELLAAAVAAASTAGMVIGLDGDLGAGKTAFSQRYARHLGVQGIVNSPTFTIIKEYEGRLPLYHMDVYRISLQEADELGLDEYFYGQGVCLVEWSSIIQELMPPRHLHIYMETAGPDERLITVTGIGEPYGEVCRALIQKWGKER, from the coding sequence TTGGACAATAATGTTGAAACGGTGTTTACTTACCGTTCTTACAGCTTGCAGGATACGGAGCTGCTCGCTGCCGCTGTCGCTGCTGCTTCAACGGCGGGGATGGTTATCGGCCTGGACGGCGATTTGGGTGCGGGCAAAACGGCATTCTCGCAGAGGTATGCCCGCCATTTGGGCGTACAAGGGATTGTAAACAGTCCTACTTTTACAATTATTAAAGAATATGAAGGCAGATTGCCGCTGTATCATATGGATGTATACCGGATTTCGCTTCAGGAAGCGGACGAGCTGGGGCTGGATGAATATTTTTACGGACAGGGCGTTTGCCTGGTGGAATGGAGCAGCATTATACAAGAGTTGATGCCGCCGCGGCATCTGCATATATACATGGAAACAGCCGGGCCGGACGAACGACTGATCACGGTTACCGGAATCGGAGAGCCTTACGGCGAGGTCTGCCGGGCTCTGATCCAGAAGTGGGGTAAAGAAAGATGA
- the tsaB gene encoding tRNA (adenosine(37)-N6)-threonylcarbamoyltransferase complex dimerization subunit type 1 TsaB codes for MTNENKEPRKRFLSLDTSTAVLGVAITGDGRLLHEINASGERNHSVHLLPIIQEALQASGTTSDMLAGVSVGVGPGSYTGTRIAVTAAKTLAWAWKVPVAGVSSLHALAWGGLGAALAQQHPEAGGQMPEKAGTGPDWIIPLLDARRGQAYTALFAANGDEAPKRLEPDAIRLMADWVLQLEVRLKQAAAEGVKPRILWFVGETELHGSEDSLRTLMEEGCVRAVPYELEGRWTGYLGEERLLAGSDDIHGLIPNYTQLSEAEENLRRSSEGSLNKR; via the coding sequence ATGACGAATGAAAATAAAGAGCCGCGCAAGCGGTTTTTGTCGCTGGATACATCAACGGCTGTCCTGGGTGTGGCTATCACCGGAGACGGCAGGCTTTTGCATGAAATTAATGCATCCGGGGAGCGGAACCATTCGGTTCATCTGCTGCCGATTATTCAGGAGGCGCTGCAGGCTTCGGGGACTACCTCAGATATGCTGGCTGGAGTCTCCGTCGGAGTCGGGCCCGGTTCGTATACGGGAACGCGCATTGCGGTTACAGCAGCGAAGACGCTGGCCTGGGCCTGGAAGGTTCCGGTAGCGGGCGTGTCGAGCCTGCATGCACTGGCCTGGGGAGGCCTGGGCGCCGCTCTTGCGCAGCAGCACCCGGAAGCCGGAGGACAGATGCCGGAGAAGGCCGGGACCGGCCCGGACTGGATTATTCCGCTGCTCGACGCGCGCCGGGGCCAAGCCTATACGGCGTTGTTTGCCGCCAATGGCGATGAGGCCCCGAAGCGGCTTGAGCCCGATGCGATCCGCCTTATGGCAGACTGGGTGCTGCAGCTGGAAGTACGGCTTAAGCAGGCAGCGGCAGAGGGTGTAAAGCCGCGTATCCTGTGGTTTGTCGGGGAGACCGAGCTGCACGGCAGTGAGGACAGCCTTCGTACATTGATGGAAGAAGGTTGTGTGCGGGCCGTGCCTTATGAGCTGGAAGGCCGCTGGACAGGCTACCTCGGTGAGGAACGGCTGCTGGCGGGAAGTGATGATATTCACGGGTTAATCCCGAACTATACCCAGCTTTCCGAAGCGGAAGAGAATCTGCGCCGGAGCAGTGAAGGGAGCCTGAACAAAAGATGA
- the rimI gene encoding ribosomal protein S18-alanine N-acetyltransferase, whose product MTESEPIRDQGSELIFRLMKLEDIPEILVIEREAFTMPWTEEAFRNELTHNHFAKYMVMELESHIIGYAGMWAIVDEAHVTNIALLEAYRGRKWGDRLLDELMKTAAYLGMKSITLEVRVSNEVAQNLYRKKGFRPAGTRKGYYSDNREDALIMWADLPEYEEHGMMEGSVDLK is encoded by the coding sequence ATGACGGAATCGGAGCCAATTAGAGACCAGGGTAGCGAGCTAATTTTCCGCCTGATGAAGCTGGAGGATATTCCCGAAATTCTTGTAATTGAGCGGGAAGCCTTCACTATGCCATGGACCGAGGAAGCGTTCCGCAACGAGCTGACGCATAATCATTTCGCTAAATATATGGTTATGGAGCTGGAGAGCCATATTATCGGGTACGCCGGAATGTGGGCAATTGTGGACGAAGCCCATGTGACAAACATCGCCCTGCTCGAGGCCTACCGGGGACGCAAATGGGGGGACAGGCTGCTGGATGAACTGATGAAGACAGCTGCTTATTTAGGCATGAAGTCGATTACGCTGGAGGTGCGGGTCTCCAACGAGGTAGCCCAGAATTTATATCGAAAAAAAGGCTTCCGGCCCGCGGGTACCCGCAAGGGCTACTATTCGGACAACCGTGAGGATGCACTTATTATGTGGGCGGATCTGCCGGAGTACGAGGAGCATGGAATGATGGAAGGAAGCGTGGATCTGAAATGA
- the tsaD gene encoding tRNA (adenosine(37)-N6)-threonylcarbamoyltransferase complex transferase subunit TsaD: MKTETGGAQPVLILAIETSCDETSVAVIKDGSEVLSNIISSQIETHRAFGGVVPEVASRKHVEVITLVIEEALAAAGVEPQQLTAVAVTQGPGLVGALLVGVVAAKSLALAWGKPLIGTHHIAGHIYANRLVKELQYPCMTLVVSGGHTELVNMEREGEFRIIGRTRDDAVGEAYDKVARALGFPYPGGPHVDRLAREAEEAVPLPRVWLEPDSYDFSFSGLKSAVLNVVNQSKMKGLTPDVAGIARGFQESVVEVLVEKAVRAVKACEAKQLLLCGGVAANKGLREALIARCDREKIELIIPPPVYCTDNAAMIGAAAYVKWVHDGDTPLDMVADPGLSLEKWSVAAY; the protein is encoded by the coding sequence ATGAAGACAGAAACGGGCGGAGCTCAGCCTGTACTTATATTAGCCATTGAAACCAGCTGTGACGAGACATCGGTCGCGGTCATCAAGGACGGCAGCGAGGTGTTGTCGAATATTATTTCAAGCCAGATTGAGACACACCGCGCGTTCGGCGGGGTAGTTCCTGAGGTGGCTTCACGCAAGCATGTCGAGGTTATAACGCTGGTCATCGAAGAAGCGCTGGCAGCGGCGGGTGTTGAGCCGCAACAGCTGACCGCAGTTGCCGTAACGCAGGGTCCTGGGCTGGTCGGCGCGCTGCTGGTTGGCGTAGTTGCGGCCAAGAGTCTTGCGCTGGCCTGGGGCAAGCCGCTGATCGGTACGCATCATATTGCCGGGCATATTTATGCCAACCGGCTGGTCAAGGAATTGCAATATCCCTGCATGACTCTTGTTGTGTCCGGGGGACACACTGAACTCGTGAACATGGAACGGGAAGGGGAATTCCGGATTATTGGACGCACCCGGGACGATGCAGTAGGCGAGGCTTATGACAAAGTGGCGCGGGCGCTTGGTTTTCCTTATCCCGGCGGCCCCCATGTAGACCGGCTGGCCCGGGAGGCGGAGGAAGCTGTGCCGCTGCCGCGGGTCTGGCTGGAGCCGGATTCCTATGATTTCAGCTTTAGCGGTCTGAAGTCGGCTGTGCTGAATGTAGTCAACCAGAGCAAGATGAAGGGGCTCACACCGGATGTTGCCGGCATCGCCCGCGGTTTCCAAGAGTCGGTTGTCGAGGTGCTTGTAGAGAAAGCCGTCCGTGCCGTAAAAGCCTGCGAGGCCAAACAGCTGCTGCTGTGCGGCGGGGTTGCCGCGAACAAGGGCTTGCGTGAAGCGCTGATTGCCCGTTGTGACAGGGAAAAGATCGAACTGATCATCCCGCCGCCGGTGTACTGCACCGACAATGCGGCGATGATCGGCGCCGCGGCCTATGTCAAATGGGTGCATGATGGAGACACACCGCTGGACATGGTGGCCGATCCCGGCTTGTCGCTGGAGAAGTGGTCGGTAGCCGCCTATTGA
- a CDS encoding 2-isopropylmalate synthase has translation MIIPVKKRIQIFDTTLRDGEQAPGASLTPEQKIILAYKLAELGVDVLEPGFPVSSPGDFAAVETISRKVEGVEICGFARAVKGDIDAAVRATRDAQRRRIHLFISSSDIHLRHQLRKSRPEVVAAAREMTAYARQFCDVVEFTAMDAARTGIDDLIEMVEAVIEEGATIINLPDTVGYALPQEYGEMFRRVRLGARGGGNVSYSAHCHNDLGLAVANSLAAIEGGATQIEVTVNGVGERTGNCALEELVMALETRGDVLGAETGIVLEKLYDTSLIISGAMHFPIAYNKPVVGRNAFQHESGIHQDGLLKDRSTYEIMDPERLGIPRSMIILGKHSGRHALKDRAAKYGIALDSAELDALYESFKETADRQKAVSDDELLRMVSSTTGQQAQVYGLGEVQVLAGSAPRRVAAVTVHHLKSGKETSHTSTGNGPLEAVIAAIAQGITEEIRFDGLELHSLGSGENAQAEAAVMVEWAGCKFRGTAIHQDIVMAAGIAYIAACNSALLSAGEEADPVAAEFQAAES, from the coding sequence ATGATTATTCCGGTGAAGAAACGTATACAGATTTTTGACACGACACTGCGAGACGGTGAGCAGGCCCCCGGTGCGAGCCTGACTCCCGAGCAAAAGATAATATTGGCCTACAAGCTCGCCGAACTGGGTGTCGATGTGCTGGAGCCGGGTTTCCCGGTCTCGAGTCCGGGTGATTTTGCAGCGGTGGAGACGATTTCCCGCAAGGTGGAGGGCGTAGAGATTTGCGGCTTCGCCCGCGCGGTCAAAGGTGACATCGATGCCGCAGTCCGGGCAACCCGGGACGCGCAGCGCCGGCGGATTCACCTGTTCATCTCCTCTTCCGACATTCACCTGCGCCATCAGCTGCGCAAAAGCAGACCCGAGGTGGTTGCTGCCGCCCGCGAAATGACAGCCTATGCCCGCCAGTTCTGCGATGTCGTGGAATTTACCGCCATGGATGCCGCACGGACAGGGATCGACGATCTGATCGAGATGGTGGAAGCGGTCATTGAAGAAGGGGCGACTATTATTAATCTGCCGGATACAGTCGGCTATGCGCTGCCGCAGGAATACGGAGAGATGTTCCGCCGGGTGCGGCTGGGTGCCAGAGGCGGCGGGAACGTGAGCTACAGTGCCCATTGCCACAACGATTTGGGCCTTGCTGTAGCGAACAGCCTGGCAGCGATCGAGGGCGGCGCGACCCAAATCGAGGTCACGGTCAACGGCGTTGGTGAACGTACTGGCAACTGTGCATTGGAGGAATTGGTTATGGCTCTGGAAACCCGCGGGGACGTCCTTGGCGCAGAGACGGGAATCGTCCTCGAAAAGCTGTACGATACTTCCCTGATCATCAGCGGGGCGATGCATTTTCCGATTGCCTACAATAAGCCGGTTGTCGGCAGAAACGCCTTCCAGCATGAATCGGGGATTCATCAGGACGGCCTGCTGAAGGACCGCAGCACCTATGAGATCATGGACCCTGAACGGCTGGGCATTCCGCGCAGCATGATCATTCTGGGTAAGCACTCCGGCAGACATGCGCTGAAGGACCGGGCAGCGAAGTACGGCATTGCCTTGGATTCGGCAGAGCTTGATGCGCTCTACGAATCCTTCAAGGAGACCGCTGACCGTCAAAAGGCCGTCAGCGACGACGAACTGCTGCGGATGGTCAGCAGCACAACAGGGCAGCAGGCGCAGGTCTACGGGCTGGGCGAGGTTCAGGTGCTGGCCGGCAGTGCGCCGCGCCGTGTAGCTGCCGTTACGGTGCATCACCTGAAAAGCGGCAAGGAGACCTCGCATACCAGCACCGGCAACGGTCCGCTGGAGGCAGTCATTGCAGCGATCGCCCAAGGCATCACTGAAGAGATCCGCTTTGACGGTCTGGAGCTGCATTCGCTCGGCAGCGGTGAGAACGCTCAGGCTGAGGCTGCTGTTATGGTGGAATGGGCAGGCTGCAAATTCCGGGGGACAGCGATCCATCAGGATATTGTAATGGCGGCGGGGATTGCCTACATTGCTGCGTGCAATTCGGCGCTGCTGTCTGCCGGGGAAGAGGCTGATCCGGTGGCAGCGGAATTTCAGGCCGCGGAATCCTAA